One Proteinivorax tanatarense DNA segment encodes these proteins:
- a CDS encoding ABC transporter ATP-binding protein produces the protein MSGFKGFYNLLKGNRVKYLLGLLCMSILDLSQIFIATIFLVLFDGIVAQDTGMVLDAIYGLLALTLLLTALVLIGFTLIKVSSIKAISSLRAKAFNKMLNLPQQEYSNNHSGDFTSRVTNDIQVLEKSLTQHFTQLTGKFIGGIGCIIYMFILNWKFALGLLAWNFINLGITSLFIKPMKEKSDQVQKKLGDTTTGLSDIVAGSSVIKLFNLKTKMAKKFKQKNKFVYESALKRVKLNSVMRGLNNFLTIFSFVGFIAIASVFILRGDVSFGQVLAINQLQNGVGMFFKTLGEFLNQVQESFAGLDRVNELLDKEEEPTCFEKMPTIDINSAIAFENVNFSYNCKDTVLNNISFEVEDGETVAIVGPSGGGKSTIFKLLLGLYQPKNGSMSYFSTMAHDYSIDRLRSLTAYVPQEPYLFNGTIKENIAYGKKDATDYEIFAAAKAANAHKFILSLENGYDTMVGERGIFLSGGQKQRVAIARAIIKDAPILLLDEATSSLDNESEKLVQNAINNLMQNKTTLIIAHRLSTIENADRILVVDNGQIVESGTHSELLNKKGVYAHLDAVQFSKKKGA, from the coding sequence GTGAGTGGTTTTAAAGGCTTTTATAACCTATTAAAAGGAAATAGAGTTAAATACTTACTAGGACTTTTATGTATGTCTATTCTAGACTTAAGTCAAATTTTTATAGCTACTATTTTTTTGGTACTTTTTGATGGTATAGTAGCTCAAGATACAGGTATGGTATTAGATGCTATATATGGACTTTTAGCTCTAACTCTCCTTCTTACTGCTCTTGTGTTAATTGGTTTTACTCTAATTAAAGTCTCATCTATAAAAGCTATAAGCTCATTAAGAGCTAAAGCATTTAATAAAATGCTTAACCTTCCCCAACAAGAATATAGTAATAACCATAGCGGAGACTTCACCTCAAGGGTTACCAACGATATTCAAGTTCTAGAAAAATCTTTAACCCAACATTTTACTCAACTCACAGGAAAATTTATAGGAGGAATTGGTTGCATTATTTATATGTTTATACTGAATTGGAAATTTGCCCTAGGGCTCTTAGCTTGGAATTTTATTAACCTTGGTATTACAAGCTTATTCATTAAACCTATGAAAGAAAAAAGTGATCAGGTGCAAAAAAAATTAGGTGACACAACCACAGGTCTTTCAGATATAGTTGCCGGCTCATCGGTAATCAAGTTGTTTAATCTAAAGACTAAAATGGCAAAAAAGTTTAAGCAAAAAAATAAATTTGTGTATGAATCTGCTTTAAAAAGGGTAAAGCTAAACTCTGTTATGCGAGGCTTAAATAACTTTTTAACTATTTTTTCCTTTGTAGGTTTTATTGCAATAGCTAGTGTTTTTATATTAAGAGGTGATGTCTCTTTTGGGCAAGTTCTTGCTATAAATCAATTACAAAACGGTGTTGGAATGTTCTTTAAAACTCTTGGAGAATTTTTAAACCAGGTTCAAGAGTCCTTTGCTGGACTTGATAGGGTAAATGAACTGCTAGACAAAGAAGAAGAACCTACTTGTTTTGAAAAAATGCCTACCATAGATATCAATAGTGCAATAGCATTTGAAAATGTTAACTTTTCTTACAACTGCAAAGATACTGTACTAAATAATATCTCTTTTGAAGTAGAAGATGGGGAAACAGTGGCTATTGTAGGTCCTAGTGGTGGAGGAAAAAGTACCATTTTTAAGCTATTACTTGGTCTATACCAACCAAAGAATGGAAGCATGTCCTATTTTAGTACTATGGCACATGATTACTCAATTGACAGGTTACGTAGTCTTACTGCTTATGTACCTCAAGAGCCATATCTTTTTAACGGTACTATCAAAGAAAATATCGCTTATGGCAAAAAAGATGCTACAGATTACGAAATATTTGCTGCAGCAAAAGCGGCTAACGCCCATAAATTTATTTTAAGCCTTGAAAATGGCTATGACACAATGGTAGGAGAAAGGGGAATATTTTTATCCGGCGGACAAAAGCAAAGGGTTGCAATTGCTAGGGCTATAATCAAGGATGCTCCAATCTTGTTACTAGATGAAGCAACATCTTCTTTAGACAACGAATCAGAAAAACTAGTTCAAAATGCTATTAATAACCTTATGCAAAATAAAACAACTCTTATAATAGCCCATAGATTATCTACAATTGAAAATGCTGACAGAATTTTGGTTGTAGATAATGGTCAAATTGTAGAAAGTGGTACCCACAGTGAATTGTTAAACAAAAAAGGTGTGTACGCCCACCTTGATGCGGTACAGTTTAGCAAGAAAAAGGGAGCATGA
- a CDS encoding ABC transporter ATP-binding protein, which yields MLVDLVKKLPNLRPYYLLAVLCLVGEVLFTLIMAQSLRVLGDSAILQVHDSFYVYLGILMFSTVVLSLCLSGQTLSTGKISESITYTLRKEGTQKLIELPEYKLDEMNSGDSMSKLTNDLQLVGQFLNNDAYMLISRPLIAIVSLVYLLLLNWQLTLISIVVIPLLFIATTYLGKPISRFSKEHQDELSNMNNTTQDILGGVSIVKTFNLQNIVREKFSKQVNTSMDRGVKLAKKRAVLQSLTVGISFLPFIVTFGLGGYLTVAGSLTPGELIAFINLLNNLTFPLAQIPSHYGSYKTSMQGLKRIYDLLNEEAERKNGESFDVENASTLVEVKNLTFGYGDSSVLKNLNFKVKKGETLALVGPSGSGKSTIFKLLTGFYADYKGKINMFEKDIEIWNLDKLRSNISTVSQDTYLFPATIRENLTIVCDNYSETQLIKATNIANAHDFIKKQPNGYDTIVEEKGNNFSGGQKQRLAIARAILKNPELLLLDEATSALDTESEAIVQKALDNVMSGRTSIVIAHRLSTIVNADRILVLDNGNIVEEGSHRELLDKKGLYYNLYHKQFDSNKGGVA from the coding sequence ATGTTGGTAGATTTAGTGAAAAAGTTGCCTAATTTGAGGCCATATTATTTGTTGGCAGTTTTATGTTTAGTTGGAGAAGTGTTATTTACCCTTATAATGGCGCAATCTTTAAGAGTTTTAGGTGATAGCGCCATACTACAGGTCCATGATTCCTTTTATGTTTATCTTGGAATTTTAATGTTTTCTACTGTAGTTTTATCTCTTTGTTTAAGCGGTCAGACTTTATCTACTGGTAAAATTAGCGAATCTATAACCTATACCCTACGAAAAGAGGGCACACAGAAGTTAATAGAGCTTCCAGAATATAAACTTGATGAAATGAATTCCGGAGATAGCATGTCAAAGCTTACAAACGACCTTCAACTAGTGGGGCAGTTTTTAAATAACGATGCCTACATGTTAATCTCAAGACCGCTAATAGCCATTGTCTCTCTTGTTTATCTTCTTCTTTTAAACTGGCAGCTTACCTTAATAAGTATAGTCGTAATACCTCTATTATTTATTGCTACTACCTATTTAGGAAAGCCTATATCTAGATTTAGTAAAGAGCATCAAGATGAACTATCAAATATGAATAATACCACTCAAGATATTTTAGGTGGAGTATCCATAGTTAAAACCTTTAACTTACAGAATATTGTAAGGGAAAAGTTTAGCAAGCAAGTGAATACTTCGATGGATAGAGGTGTAAAGCTAGCCAAAAAAAGAGCAGTTTTGCAAAGTCTTACTGTCGGCATATCCTTTTTACCCTTTATAGTAACCTTTGGACTAGGAGGTTATCTTACAGTTGCCGGCTCTTTAACTCCTGGAGAACTAATAGCTTTTATTAATTTATTGAATAACTTGACTTTCCCTCTTGCCCAAATCCCCAGTCATTACGGCAGCTATAAAACTTCCATGCAAGGTCTTAAAAGAATTTATGATTTGTTAAATGAAGAAGCCGAAAGAAAAAACGGGGAATCCTTTGATGTTGAAAATGCATCTACATTAGTTGAAGTAAAAAACTTAACTTTTGGTTATGGCGATAGCTCTGTTTTAAAAAACTTAAACTTTAAAGTAAAAAAAGGTGAAACACTGGCGTTGGTAGGTCCTAGCGGCAGCGGAAAATCTACCATTTTTAAACTGCTGACAGGATTTTATGCAGACTATAAAGGTAAAATTAATATGTTTGAAAAGGATATTGAAATCTGGAACCTAGATAAACTAAGATCCAACATCTCAACAGTTAGCCAGGACACATATCTTTTCCCTGCTACTATTAGAGAAAACCTAACTATAGTTTGCGATAATTATTCGGAAACACAGCTAATAAAAGCTACTAACATAGCAAATGCCCATGACTTTATAAAAAAGCAGCCCAACGGATATGATACTATTGTGGAAGAAAAAGGAAACAATTTTTCAGGAGGACAAAAACAAAGGTTAGCAATCGCTAGAGCTATCTTAAAAAACCCGGAACTTTTGCTGCTAGATGAAGCTACCTCTGCATTAGATACAGAATCAGAAGCAATTGTACAAAAAGCCTTGGATAATGTTATGTCAGGAAGAACTAGCATAGTAATTGCTCACAGACTTTCCACTATAGTAAATGCTGATAGAATTTTGGTCTTAGATAATGGCAACATAGTTGAAGAAGGTAGCCATAGAGAGCTTTTGGATAAAAAAGGTCTTTACTATAACCTTTATCACAAGCAGTTTGATAGTAACAAAGGAGGTGTTGCATAG
- a CDS encoding competence type IV pilus major pilin ComGC has translation MKFNNYDGFTLLEVLIVISLLGVILVLTIPNIASGSEHAHKELCKSSIILLEGAIAQYETVKNSTIDDKGDIANYLYKNNFLEYELECPLGGTYKLSKGKVSCNH, from the coding sequence GTGAAATTTAATAACTATGATGGGTTTACATTATTGGAAGTTTTAATTGTAATATCCCTTTTAGGAGTAATATTAGTGCTAACGATACCCAATATAGCTAGTGGTTCCGAACACGCTCACAAAGAACTTTGTAAAAGCTCCATAATTTTATTAGAAGGAGCAATTGCGCAATATGAAACTGTTAAAAATTCTACAATCGATGATAAAGGTGACATAGCTAACTATTTGTATAAAAATAATTTTCTAGAGTATGAACTAGAATGTCCTTTAGGTGGCACATATAAGTTAAGTAAAGGAAAGGTTTCATGTAATCATTAG
- a CDS encoding amidohydrolase, with amino-acid sequence MIAITNGKIYTMANKTLENGTILIKEGKIEDVGESIDIPQNAKVIDAKGQVIMPGLIDAHSHIGIFEEAMGFEGADGNEMTHPSTPHLRAIDAVNPMDTALKEAYEGGITTVVSGPGSANVIGGQGMAMKTYGKIIDEMVMLEPTGMKCAYGENPKRVYSSQKKAPSTRMGTAAVMREELIKAQEYLKKLEKAEEDSEKAPARDLKMEGLVKVLRKEIPLRAHAHRADDIVTALRIAEEFDVDITIEHCTEGHLVADYLAEKKVDVVIGPTLSSRPKVELANLTFETGRVLWEAGVKFAIMTDHPVIPQHYLPICAALAHRDGLPKEEALKAITINAAEIIGVGERVGSIEKGKDADIIVLDGDLFDYKTKVQKTIINGEVIYDRK; translated from the coding sequence ATGATTGCAATTACAAACGGAAAGATTTACACAATGGCTAACAAAACTCTAGAAAATGGGACTATACTTATTAAAGAAGGAAAAATTGAAGATGTGGGAGAAAGCATAGATATCCCTCAAAATGCTAAAGTAATTGATGCAAAAGGCCAGGTTATAATGCCGGGGCTTATTGATGCACACTCACACATCGGTATTTTTGAAGAAGCAATGGGTTTTGAAGGTGCTGATGGCAATGAGATGACTCATCCTTCAACTCCGCACCTTAGAGCTATCGACGCAGTAAACCCTATGGATACTGCTTTAAAAGAAGCTTATGAAGGTGGTATAACCACAGTTGTTTCAGGACCTGGAAGTGCTAACGTAATTGGTGGTCAAGGGATGGCCATGAAAACTTACGGTAAAATAATTGATGAAATGGTGATGTTAGAGCCTACAGGTATGAAGTGTGCTTATGGCGAGAATCCAAAAAGAGTGTACAGCAGTCAAAAGAAAGCGCCATCTACAAGGATGGGGACAGCTGCAGTTATGCGTGAAGAGCTAATTAAAGCACAAGAGTACCTTAAAAAGCTTGAAAAAGCTGAAGAAGATTCAGAAAAAGCGCCAGCTAGAGATCTAAAAATGGAAGGCTTGGTAAAAGTGTTACGTAAAGAAATTCCTCTAAGAGCTCATGCCCATAGAGCAGATGATATTGTTACTGCCTTAAGGATTGCTGAGGAGTTTGATGTAGATATTACCATCGAGCACTGTACAGAAGGGCATTTAGTAGCTGATTATCTTGCTGAAAAGAAGGTTGATGTTGTCATTGGACCGACATTATCCTCTAGACCTAAAGTTGAACTGGCAAACCTTACCTTTGAAACAGGAAGAGTGTTATGGGAGGCAGGGGTTAAATTTGCAATTATGACAGATCACCCTGTTATACCTCAACACTACCTACCTATTTGTGCAGCACTAGCCCATAGAGATGGTTTGCCAAAAGAAGAAGCGTTAAAGGCTATAACTATTAATGCAGCAGAAATTATTGGAGTAGGAGAACGGGTAGGCAGTATAGAAAAAGGAAAAGATGCTGATATTATTGTGTTAGATGGCGATCTTTTTGATTACAAAACTAAAGTGCAAAAAACAATTATAAATGGAGAGGTAATTTATGACCGTAAATAA